One part of the Humulus lupulus chromosome 9, drHumLupu1.1, whole genome shotgun sequence genome encodes these proteins:
- the LOC133802064 gene encoding uncharacterized protein At4g19900 isoform X1, with product MTYKLPLRSRRRPRSGAYYACAVGSAVVLLLFFSVSLLYSRLSLSHPHHSLLIRNRNRNPSSEYDDVSLTNPLISDIVSQEDDAIASAEDRIDELDDVVEETSPREEDLEEDDDSSPVKKSNRPRDSGYFYDHVNGVIRRAFSRRSIEDWDDENFGFNVGLMTEDQSKVAFGSDDVPVDEAVRRKASEVASIEDALLLKVGGRVSPLRDGWGEWFDKKSDFLRRDRMFKSNLEVLNPLNNPVLQDPDGLGLTTLTRGDRLVQKLILNDFKRVPFLMKKPLGVNSVSGVSLKSRVNENGDENVSGRVVLSRSETKRGLDVVLGSGSVRKKAVNGSSGLDSNGIERKSEFSSHIYADGKRWGYYPGLQPYLSFSDFIDEFFKIGKCEMRVFMVWNSPPWMYSVRYQRGLESLLYHHREACVVVLSETIELDFFEESFLKDGYKVAVAMPNLDELLKDTPTHVFTSAWFEWRKTKYYSTHYSELVRLAALYKYGGIYLDSDIVVLKPLSSLSNSIGMEDPVKGSSLNGAVMLFRRHSCFIMECMKEFYMTYDDTRLRWNGAELLTRVATKFSERERNPIQELELRVHHSPIFFPVGSQNITRYFTAPTTETEKFEQDSLFKKILEESLTFHFWNSLTSALIPEPDSLVTRLIDHYCIRCSDVL from the exons ATGACCTACAAACTCCCCCTCCGGTCTCGCCGTCGTCCCCGCTCCGGCGCCTACTACGCCTGCGCCGTCGGATCCGCCGTCGTACTTCTCCTATTTTTCTCTGTTTCCCTTCTCTACTCCCGCCTCTCACTCTCTCATCCCCACCATTCCCTCCTCATCCGTAACCGCAACAGGAACCCTTCCTCCGAATACGACGACGTTTCCCTAACTAACCCTCTCATATCCGATATCGTTTCCCAAGAGGACGACGCCATCGCCTCTGCCGAGGATCGCATTGACGAGCTCGACGACGTCGTTGAGGAGACTTCGCCCAGGGAAGAGGATTTGGAAGAAGACGACGATTCAAGTCCTGTGAAGAAATCCAATCGACCTAGGGATTCTGGTTATTTCTACGATCACGTGAACGGCGTGATTCGGAGGGCTTTCAGTCGAAGATCGATCGAAGATTGGGATGAcgaaaattttgggtttaatgtGGGATTGATGACAGAGGATCAGAGTAAGGTTGCGTTTGGATCCGACGATGTTCCTGTGGACGAAGCTGTGAGAAGGAAGGCGAGCGAGGTGGCAAGTATTGAGGATGCGCTGTTACTGAAAGTGGGTGGGAGGGTTTCTCCGTTGAGGGACGGTTGGGGAGAATGGTTCGATAAGAAGAGCGATTTTTTGAGGAGGGATCGGATGTTCAAGTCCAATTTGGAGGTTTTGAATCCGTTGAATAATCCAGTTTTGCAAGACCCTGATGGATTGGGACTCACCACTCTCACTAGGGGCGATCGTTTGGTTCAGAAATTGATCTTGAATGATTTTAAGAGAGTTCCATTTCTAATGAAGAAGCCACTGGGAGTAAATTCAGTTTCAGGGGTTTCTCTCAAATCCAGAGTTAATGAAAATGGTGATGAGAATGTCTCAGGAAGGGTTGTCTTGTCCAGAAGTGAGACTAAGAGAGGTTTAGATGTAGTTCTGGGAAGTGGATCGGTTAGGAAGAAGGCCGTTAATGGAAGTTCGGGTTTGGACTCAAATGGGATCGAGAGGAAATCAGAGTTTTCGAGTCATATTTATGCTGATGGCAAGAGATGGGGTTACTATCCTGGTTTGCAGCCGTATCTGTCTTTTTCGGATTTCATCGATGAATTTTTCAAGATAGGCAAGTGTGAGATGAGAGTTTTCATGGTGTGGAATTCTCCACCATGGATGTATAGTGTTAGGTACCAAAGGGGACTCGAGAGTTTACTCTATCATCATCGAGAGGCCTGCGTTGTTGTGTTGTCAGAGACCATTGAACTTGATTTCTTCGAAGAGAGCTTTCTAAAGGATGG TTATAAAGTTGCTGTTGCTATGCCAAATCTGGATGAACTGCTGAAGGATACACCGACCCATGTATTTACTTCTGCCTGGTTCGAATGGAGAAAGACCAAGTACTATTCTACTCATTATAGTGAGCTTGTCCGGCTTGCTGCACTGTACAA ATATGGTGGAATATATCTGGATTCTGATATCGTTGTTTTGAAACCCCTATCTTCACTTAGCAATTCTATTGGAATGGAGGATCCAGTTAAAGGAAGCTCTTTGAATGGTGCTGTGATGCTGTTTAGAAGGCACAG TTGCTTTATAATGGAGTGCATGAAAGAGTTCTATATGACATATGATGATACCCGCTTGAGATGGAATGGGGCGGAGCTTTTGACCAGAGTTGCAACTAAATTTTCAGAAAGGGAGAGAAATCCCATTCAAGAGCTAGAGTTGAGAGTACATCATTCTCCAATTTTCTTCCCTGTTGGCTCTCAGAATATAACAAG ATACTTCACTGCACCAACAACAGAGACTGAAAAATTTGAACAAGATTCTTTGTTCAAAAAGATTCTTGAAGAGTCTTTGACATTTCACTTTTGGAATAGCTTAACGTCTGCTCTCATTCCAGAACCTGATAGCCTTGTGACAAGGCTTATTGACCACTACTGTATCCGATGCTCTGATGTGTTGTGA
- the LOC133802064 gene encoding uncharacterized protein At4g19900 isoform X2: protein MTYKLPLRSRRRPRSGAYYACAVGSAVVLLLFFSVSLLYSRLSLSHPHHSLLIRNRNRNPSSEYDDVSLTNPLISDIVSQEDDAIASAEDRIDELDDVVEETSPREEDLEEDDDSSPVKKSNRPRDSGYFYDHVNGVIRRAFSRRSIEDWDDENFGFNVGLMTEDQSKVAFGSDDVPVDEAVRRKASEVASIEDALLLKVGGRVSPLRDGWGEWFDKKSDFLRRDRMFKSNLEVLNPLNNPVLQDPDGLGLTTLTRGDRLVQKLILNDFKRVPFLMKKPLGVNSVSGVSLKSRVNENGDENVSGRVVLSRSETKRGLDVVLGSGSVRKKAVNGSSGLDSNGIERKSEFSSHIYADGKRWGYYPGLQPYLSFSDFIDEFFKIGKCEMRVFMVWNSPPWMYSVRYQRGLESLLYHHREACVVVLSETIELDFFEESFLKDGYKVAVAMPNLDELLKDTPTHVFTSAWFEWRKTKYYSTHYSELVRLAALYNNSIGMEDPVKGSSLNGAVMLFRRHSCFIMECMKEFYMTYDDTRLRWNGAELLTRVATKFSERERNPIQELELRVHHSPIFFPVGSQNITRYFTAPTTETEKFEQDSLFKKILEESLTFHFWNSLTSALIPEPDSLVTRLIDHYCIRCSDVL, encoded by the exons ATGACCTACAAACTCCCCCTCCGGTCTCGCCGTCGTCCCCGCTCCGGCGCCTACTACGCCTGCGCCGTCGGATCCGCCGTCGTACTTCTCCTATTTTTCTCTGTTTCCCTTCTCTACTCCCGCCTCTCACTCTCTCATCCCCACCATTCCCTCCTCATCCGTAACCGCAACAGGAACCCTTCCTCCGAATACGACGACGTTTCCCTAACTAACCCTCTCATATCCGATATCGTTTCCCAAGAGGACGACGCCATCGCCTCTGCCGAGGATCGCATTGACGAGCTCGACGACGTCGTTGAGGAGACTTCGCCCAGGGAAGAGGATTTGGAAGAAGACGACGATTCAAGTCCTGTGAAGAAATCCAATCGACCTAGGGATTCTGGTTATTTCTACGATCACGTGAACGGCGTGATTCGGAGGGCTTTCAGTCGAAGATCGATCGAAGATTGGGATGAcgaaaattttgggtttaatgtGGGATTGATGACAGAGGATCAGAGTAAGGTTGCGTTTGGATCCGACGATGTTCCTGTGGACGAAGCTGTGAGAAGGAAGGCGAGCGAGGTGGCAAGTATTGAGGATGCGCTGTTACTGAAAGTGGGTGGGAGGGTTTCTCCGTTGAGGGACGGTTGGGGAGAATGGTTCGATAAGAAGAGCGATTTTTTGAGGAGGGATCGGATGTTCAAGTCCAATTTGGAGGTTTTGAATCCGTTGAATAATCCAGTTTTGCAAGACCCTGATGGATTGGGACTCACCACTCTCACTAGGGGCGATCGTTTGGTTCAGAAATTGATCTTGAATGATTTTAAGAGAGTTCCATTTCTAATGAAGAAGCCACTGGGAGTAAATTCAGTTTCAGGGGTTTCTCTCAAATCCAGAGTTAATGAAAATGGTGATGAGAATGTCTCAGGAAGGGTTGTCTTGTCCAGAAGTGAGACTAAGAGAGGTTTAGATGTAGTTCTGGGAAGTGGATCGGTTAGGAAGAAGGCCGTTAATGGAAGTTCGGGTTTGGACTCAAATGGGATCGAGAGGAAATCAGAGTTTTCGAGTCATATTTATGCTGATGGCAAGAGATGGGGTTACTATCCTGGTTTGCAGCCGTATCTGTCTTTTTCGGATTTCATCGATGAATTTTTCAAGATAGGCAAGTGTGAGATGAGAGTTTTCATGGTGTGGAATTCTCCACCATGGATGTATAGTGTTAGGTACCAAAGGGGACTCGAGAGTTTACTCTATCATCATCGAGAGGCCTGCGTTGTTGTGTTGTCAGAGACCATTGAACTTGATTTCTTCGAAGAGAGCTTTCTAAAGGATGG TTATAAAGTTGCTGTTGCTATGCCAAATCTGGATGAACTGCTGAAGGATACACCGACCCATGTATTTACTTCTGCCTGGTTCGAATGGAGAAAGACCAAGTACTATTCTACTCATTATAGTGAGCTTGTCCGGCTTGCTGCACTGTACAA CAATTCTATTGGAATGGAGGATCCAGTTAAAGGAAGCTCTTTGAATGGTGCTGTGATGCTGTTTAGAAGGCACAG TTGCTTTATAATGGAGTGCATGAAAGAGTTCTATATGACATATGATGATACCCGCTTGAGATGGAATGGGGCGGAGCTTTTGACCAGAGTTGCAACTAAATTTTCAGAAAGGGAGAGAAATCCCATTCAAGAGCTAGAGTTGAGAGTACATCATTCTCCAATTTTCTTCCCTGTTGGCTCTCAGAATATAACAAG ATACTTCACTGCACCAACAACAGAGACTGAAAAATTTGAACAAGATTCTTTGTTCAAAAAGATTCTTGAAGAGTCTTTGACATTTCACTTTTGGAATAGCTTAACGTCTGCTCTCATTCCAGAACCTGATAGCCTTGTGACAAGGCTTATTGACCACTACTGTATCCGATGCTCTGATGTGTTGTGA